From a region of the Panicum virgatum strain AP13 chromosome 2K, P.virgatum_v5, whole genome shotgun sequence genome:
- the LOC120688900 gene encoding squamosa promoter-binding-like protein 13, translating into MRAKQASKRGSRTAPPPRRLSSIGSSPDGAAMDRKGTSSSAAASMAALAAAAAAGQGQPTSGQANGALSSPHAEEDKNPATAAAVSGGGASGSSDPVTARRGAAGGGPSCQVERCAADLHDARRYYRRHKVCEPHSKELAVLVAGLRQRFCQQCSRFHELLEFDGDKRSCRRRLEGHNARRRRSSADRHGGSGGDQDGRSHPGNPSRNHFQIR; encoded by the exons ATGAGAGCTAAGCAAGCTAGCAAGCGCGGCTCCCGAACtgcacctccacctcgccggctCTCCTCGATCGGCTCGTCCCccgacggcgccgccatggaccGCAAGGGCacctcgagctcggcggcggcgtccatggccgcgctcgccgccgccgccgcggccggccaggGCCAGCCGACCTCCGGCCAGGCCAACGGGGCGCTGTCGTCGCCGCATGCGGAGGAGGACAAGAACCCTGCTACGGCAGCCGCCgtgagcggtggcggcgcctcCGGCTCCTCGGACCCGGTGACCGCGAGGaggggagcggcgggcggcggcccgaGCTGCCAGGTGGAGCGGTGCGCCGCCGACCTACACGATGCGAGGCGGTACTACCGGAGGCACAAGGTGTGCGAGCCGCACTCCAAGGAGCTCGCcgtgctcgtcgccggcctccgccagcGCTTCTGCCAGCAATGCAGCCG GTTCCATGAGCTGTTGGAGTTCGACGGCGACAAGCgcagctgccgccggcgcctggAGGGGCACAACGCACGGCGCCGGAGGAGCTCGGCGGATaggcacggcggcagcggcggcgaccagGACGGCCGGAGCCACCCAGGGAACCCGTCACGGAACCACTTCCAGATCAGATAA